The DNA segment CGGAGGCGATCAGGAACTGTCGGCCGGGTTATGGGCGCGGTCGGGGCTACGAAGACGGTGGTGGGGGCGATGAGTTCCCGGATGGCGCAGGCGACGCTGCTCGCGGCAGGGCCGGGAGCGGGCGGCCGGCGGGAAGGGTGAACGTCGCCAACGTGACCCAGGTCACGCCGTGGCCGTGCAGCAGTTCCATGGTCTTCCCCGTCAAGGAGGGGTGACAGGAAGGGAGGAGGGTGTGAATCTGGCAGCCAAGCGGGCAGTGGGCGCCGAGCGCGGCGGGGCCGAGTCGGTGGAGGAGGACTTCCATGGATTCGTCACCGTCCGGTCGGCCGCGCTGTTCCGGGGAGCACTCGTCCTGACGGGCAGCCGAGACGCGGCGGAGGATCTGGTGCAGGAGACCCTGGAGCGGGCCTGCCGCAAGTGGCGCACCATCAGCGCCAAGGACGCCCCGGACGCGTACGTGCGGCGGATCATGGTCAATCTTGCCAACGACCGCTGGCGAAGATTCCGGCGTACGGCTCAGCACCCGGTCGACGGCGAAGCGGCCGCGCCGGGCGACGAGTACGGACGGATCGACAGCCGGGACCAGTTGGTCCGTGCTCTCCAGCAACTGCCGATACGGATGCGGACGGTGGTGGTGCTGCGGTACTTCCACGATCTGTCCGACGCCGAGATAGCGGCCGACCTGAAGATCTTGCCGAGCACCGTACGTTCCCAACTCGCCCGCGGCATCGACCGGCTCAGAAGCCAGTTCCCCGCACCTTCCGCCCCTTCACCGCAGCAGCTCATGGAAGGAACGCGATGAGTGCGTACGAACCGCGGCCTTCCGGCTGCACACCTTTTGAAGAGGAACTGATCGACGCCATGAAAAACTTCGCGCACTCCACCAACGCACCGGCCTTCGACACGGCCGGCATGGTCCACCGCACCCGCCGCAGACGGACCGCACTTATCGCCGGCTGCGCCGCCGCCCTGATTGTGGTTGGGGGCGGCACGGCGCTGGCCGCCATGACCGGTGCCTCAGAGACGTCGGCGAAGCCCGCCGCCGCCACCACCACCGTCGACCACAACAAGGCCACCTTCCTGTTGGGCGGCCTCACGAAGGAGCCCATCGCGGTCGACCTCACGGGCATGGACTTGGCCACGGCTAAGGGGCAGTTCCTCAAGGCTCAACTCAAGCTCGGCACGATCGTCAAGGTGACCAGCCACGGCTGCAAGCCGACCTCGGTCGTCGAGGTCACTCCCCACAGCCCGAAGATCGTGAGCGAGGGCGACACGGTGAACGTGAAGCTCTGCGCGGGCTGATCGGGCCGTTCACATCGGCCGGTGGCAGTGTCCGCTACACGTGGACGGCAACAGCCATCGGCGATGATGCGAACACCATCCAGAACCTCCTACGCTCCAAAGGCGCCCACGGGCACGACGTCATCGTGCACGGAAACGAGCGTGGAGGTTTCATGGGCGACGGCAAGGTGACGCATCCACAGCAGATCGCGGATCTGGTGCGGGAGAACCCGAATCAAACGAGCGTCCGACAGCTCACCCCCATGACGGACTACTGGATCTCCACGCCGTGACCAGCCCGGCGAGGGCGTCGGCGGCCTCCTCTGTGTCGCGGCCGTCGTCCGCGCGGGCGTGCCGGGCCAGCTCGACGTGGACGAAGCCGGCGTGCTCGCGCTGCGCCGAGCGGCCCTGGACGTTGGTCGTGCCCTCCAGCGGGCAGCGTGCCGCCCAGGCCCGGCAGACCCGCAGCCCGTCGTCGTCCATGCGGTCGGCCATGGCGGCCACCTCGGCGGGCGCGGTCTCGACGGTGCCGGTGGAGACGACAGCGTCGTAGGGGCGGTCGGAGGACCTGGTGAATCCGTGCAGCTGGACGCCGGGCACGCCGCGCTTCTGCAGCTCCACGACGACCGTATGGAAGGCGCTGTCCTCGCGGTGGGCGACATCGGCCGCGTCGTCCTCGCCGGCCCGGCGGTGCGCGCCGGCGAGGACGAGGGCGCCGCCGGGATTCTGCTCCAGGAGCCGGATACCGAGGGCCTCGGTTTCGCGGTCGGAGACGGGGTGCGGGACCTGGGCGTTCCAGCGGACGGTGGAGTCGGCGTTCAGGTACAGGCGGCCCCAGCGAGTGCTCTCGCCGGTGCCGGTGGCGGCGATCTCGTCGTAGCGGCGGCCGGAGTCGGTATCGGTGAGGCGGGTGAAGCCGAGGCCGAGCGGGGCGAGTTGCCGTTCCGCCTCCTGGGCGTCGCCCGACAGCAGGCTCCCGACGGCCTTCGCCAGCCGCGCGCGCTGCGACTTGCCAGGTGGCGTGTAGGGGGAGTCGGCACGGAATGTCGCTGTGTATCCGAGGATGCGGCTGCGCAGGTCAACCAGCTCCCGGGCGCGCGGAACGGAGTCCTCCTGGGTCGTGGCCGTATCGGCCTGGCAACCGACCAGAGCCAGGAGCAAACCTACTGGGATGAAAGCGCGCAGAAAACGTGACCGTCCCGTGATGGCAATCCCATGGTCGCCTGTGAGGTTCATGGAACTATGGCTCGGTGACATTCCGTAAGTCTCT comes from the Streptomyces finlayi genome and includes:
- a CDS encoding SigE family RNA polymerase sigma factor, translated to MNLAAKRAVGAERGGAESVEEDFHGFVTVRSAALFRGALVLTGSRDAAEDLVQETLERACRKWRTISAKDAPDAYVRRIMVNLANDRWRRFRRTAQHPVDGEAAAPGDEYGRIDSRDQLVRALQQLPIRMRTVVVLRYFHDLSDAEIAADLKILPSTVRSQLARGIDRLRSQFPAPSAPSPQQLMEGTR